Part of the Bacteroidota bacterium genome is shown below.
CAGGGTACAATTACGACGAAATACCTGACCACTGGAAGGTAATGCTGCAAAAAGTTCCTGAAAAACAGGGAATCCCTCATTTCCGGAATGTCTATTTTTCTAATATCAAGGTTTTAGAAGCCCAAAAGGCGATAGTAGCCGAAGGAATGAACGAATCGCCCGCAGAAAATTTCTTTTTCGACCAT
Proteins encoded:
- a CDS encoding glycoside hydrolase family 28 protein, which codes for GYNYDEIPDHWKVMLQKVPEKQGIPHFRNVYFSNIKVLEAQKAIVAEGMNESPAENFFFDHVNIVAGTAGQISFAKNWIFNDLHIQTKDDSKPKLINCSGLNL